The Klebsiella aerogenes KCTC 2190 region CTTCCAGTAGCGCCTGTTTTTCCATTTCCAGCGCCGTGATTTGCGCTTTCATACGCGTCAACAATTCCGGCACCGTATCGATTCCCATGCGAATGCGGGCCGATGCGGTATCCAGTAGGTCCACCGCTTTATCTGGCAACTGGCGACCGGTGAGATAGCGTCGGGAAAGTGTCACGGCGGCGCGAATGGCTTCATCGGTGATATGTACCCCGTGATGATGAGCATAGCGAGATTTCAGCCCGCGCAGCATCAGACAGGCGGTGTCATCGTCCGGTTCGTCGACTTTGACCATCTGGAAGCGGCGCTCCAGCGCGGCATCACGCTCGAAGTACTGCTTATACTCACTCCAGGTCGTGGCGGCGATAGTTCGCAGTTCGCCGCGCGCCAGGGCCGGTTTGAGCAAATTAGCGGCATCCGCGCCACCGGCCTGGTTGCCTGCGCCGATGATAGTATGAGCTTCATCGATAAACAGCAGCACCGGGACAGGCGACTGCTGTACCGCTTCGATAATGTTCTTAAGCCGCTGTTCGAATTCCCCTTTGACGCCTGCGCCGGCCTGCAGTAAGCCGAGATCCAACGTACGCAATGAAACCGGCTTCAGACTGTCCGGCACGTTGCCCTCCGCGATACGCAACGCCAGCCCTTCGACCAGCGCGGTTTTGCCGACACCGGGTTCGCCAACCAGGATTGGGTTGTTTTTTCTTCTGCGCGACAGGATATCCACCATTTGACGAATTTCGTTATCGCGACCAAAAACCGGGTCGATTTTGCCTTCACGGGCACGAGCAGTGATATCAAGGGTAAATTTATCCAGCGCGTTCTGTAATGCTGGGTTCATCTCAGCGGACTTCACGGCCGATTCCACGGGGCGGCCGACAAACTCCACATCGCCAGCGTGGCCAGGCTCATCTGGCTGTAATTCCGGGCGCTCATCAGACTGCATATCTAATAATGGTCGCAGGTGTTCAAGCTGCGCTTGTCCCAACGTTAACAGCGGCCACAGACTGTCACAGCGCACCCGCGTTGGGTTGCTGACTAACGCCATCAGTAGATGAACACTGCGTAGAGAGGTCTCCCCCGCCAGTGAAGCCCGCAGCCACGCCTCCTGCATCAGGCTCTGGATGCTGCCGGACAGCTGCGGCCGGCTGTGTACCGAACGTGGAAGCGTTTCCAGAAAAGAGAGCAGATCCTGCCAGATAGCGTCCATATCCCACTCATAACGCCGCGCTAAAACGGTCAGGTCTCCCTCGCCCTGCTCCAGTAGTTTTAGCAGCCAGTGTTCTGGAAGGATTTGCGCATGCGCGCGGGCCTGACACAGCGAAGCGGCGCCTTCCAGGGCGCGGGCGCAGTAAGGGTTTAAACGGCGTAACAGGATGGCTGGGTTTTCCATGAGGCTCTCTCTTTGTCGATTCCGGACACGCTACCGCCCATCGCCGTTTCCCGTAATGCAGGAGACCAAAGCGCGCAAGGTCGGGCAGGCTGATTGTTTTTTGCTAAAAGCCAGCGGTCACAGGCGCTTAGCAAAAAAGCAGACGGCGAACCGCCTGCTTCGGGCGTCAGGCTGTCGTTCGTTCATTCCATGAATCGGAATGAATGATGTTGCCGTCTTTATAGGTCCAGGTGATTTTTTCGTAGCGCAGTTCAATCTGCTCAAGATGGCTGTGCTTCTCGTAGGCTGGGTTCTTGATGTCGTGCATCAGCGGATTGACCTTCACCACTTTCACGTTTTCCAGTTTTGTGTTGAAGTATTCCACTTCCTGACCAGCATCATTGATTTTGTACCACTTGAATTCGGCAGACTTCAGCGTCTGGCCGGTAGTCACCGCCTTGTAGAGATAGGGGCTTGAGGAGTCGATTTCCTTGGTAAACAGAAACGGCGTGTGGATACGCGTGCCGGTTAGCTTTCCGGTGTTGTTGTCGGTCGGGATGTACAGGTTATGCTCCTGCGCCACCACTTCGATGCTGCCTTCCCG contains the following coding sequences:
- the hcp gene encoding type VI secretion system effector Hcp, which codes for MAIPVYLWLKDDGGADIKGSVDVKDREGSIEVVAQEHNLYIPTDNNTGKLTGTRIHTPFLFTKEIDSSSPYLYKAVTTGQTLKSAEFKWYKINDAGQEVEYFNTKLENVKVVKVNPLMHDIKNPAYEKHSHLEQIELRYEKITWTYKDGNIIHSDSWNERTTA
- the tssH gene encoding type VI secretion system ATPase TssH is translated as MENPAILLRRLNPYCARALEGAASLCQARAHAQILPEHWLLKLLEQGEGDLTVLARRYEWDMDAIWQDLLSFLETLPRSVHSRPQLSGSIQSLMQEAWLRASLAGETSLRSVHLLMALVSNPTRVRCDSLWPLLTLGQAQLEHLRPLLDMQSDERPELQPDEPGHAGDVEFVGRPVESAVKSAEMNPALQNALDKFTLDITARAREGKIDPVFGRDNEIRQMVDILSRRRKNNPILVGEPGVGKTALVEGLALRIAEGNVPDSLKPVSLRTLDLGLLQAGAGVKGEFEQRLKNIIEAVQQSPVPVLLFIDEAHTIIGAGNQAGGADAANLLKPALARGELRTIAATTWSEYKQYFERDAALERRFQMVKVDEPDDDTACLMLRGLKSRYAHHHGVHITDEAIRAAVTLSRRYLTGRQLPDKAVDLLDTASARIRMGIDTVPELLTRMKAQITALEMEKQALLEDAMVGSGSDEARLAAIELEESRMILQLDDLETQYGLELKLTEQLLSCRADPSRRKEIGELQSQLASVQNNHPLLGLDVDLRTVATVIADWTGVPLSPLLKDEQTELLSLESNLDKRVVGQDMALNAIAQRLRATKTGLAPDNGPQGVFLLVGPSGTGKTETALALADELFGGERSLITINLSEYQEPHTVSQLKGSPPGYVGYGQGGILTEAVRKRPYSVVLLDEVEKAHRDVMNLFYQVFDRGFMRDGEGREIDFRNTVILMTSNLGSDRLMQMLKEHPEATESDLHDLLRPVLREHFQPALLARFQTIIYRPLSQPAMRKIVNMKLNQVSQRLYRHYGMTTDIAEGLYDALTDACLLPDTGARNIDSLLNQQILPVLSQQLLSHLAAGLKPQSLSLDVDEEGGVVMEFSHS